From Sphaeramia orbicularis chromosome 21, fSphaOr1.1, whole genome shotgun sequence:
acaaacaaacagtaaaacaaaaaagtaaagacatacgaaacaagaaacatcaacaagcacagacagggcactatcaaaacttaaaatacaaagaagtggGTTAGtgagtcacaatattatcccatcatgataagagggttgagttagtttggctattgtcctgtttcagtccatttcagattattcagcTATATTCTCAagttgcatcagatcatgtcctgtaaacctgctgacataattacatccatcatttttgtaaacatttgtgcacattttcctggaatacatatttacatatgctgatagtaaaacacacagatgttgagattatatgtgtatttctcatgggAAAAAACAAGATGTTGTCCTATTGGGGcatcacatcttctgggatagatgtccattttagccaataattagtaaatttgtccaaattatggttcaaggagaatgttattttttccatattgtatatttctttaataattccaatccattccttctttgttgggggttctttgctcagccattttcttgttatggctttcttacaggctgccatcattatgttaatcaggtatttgtctctagaattgactgtgggtggtagatttccaagataaactgtgcagaaatcatgtttaatctcaAACCCCGTTATTATGTTAATCATTTTCATCGTTTCAATCCAGTAAAGCCTAATTCTTGGACAAtcccagaaaatgtgaaaatggtctGCAAGGGCATtcccacattttctccaacaaTTCCCATAATTCGGTCGGcccttttgcatttgttttatttgggggtaatgaaaaatctgacaatatttttccagGTGAATTCCTTCCAATGACCAGAATTTGACGTGCCTGATTGGGTTTTACAAATGTTCCATCAGTCCTTTTCTGAGATGATTATTTTGGCCTCTTTCtcccatttatatttaatataaagtgtAGAAACTCCTTTGTTTGATTGTAAACATGAGTAGAtctttgtgattagtttgctggTGACTTTGGATTTATATGCAGCAATCATGATGTCAATTAAGTCCGTGTTTCTgagttccactttttttttttatttgcttttttcattTCCCTTTCAGACGTAATTCTAAAACAATCAAACACAATGGATGCGCAAGGCTTGGGATGCTCACAATTCTCCCATTAGTGTCCATAGAATAAGAAAAAGTAGCATAAAGTACAAGTAAAGTCAAAGCAACTGAGAGCATGGCACAAGTGGAAGAGTCTCAAACTGAAGGGGAGGGCAGCCCCCAGATGATATCCCTGAGATCAGACATATCAGGGAACCATGTGGATGAGGGAGAAACAGGACCATCTctaaggaggaagaggaggaagaagaaagacCCCCGTCCAGAGTCCATCATAGTCTATCGGTCTGACATGGAAAGGATGCCCAGTGAGGAGCAAAATGGAGAGGAAGGAGCAGAGAGGAGCATAGAGGAGGGAGCGAAGTTCCTGTGCACACCTACAGGAGAAGGTGATGTTAGACCCCATTTGTTATTACTGGAGGTTTTACACTGTTTACGTTTTGCAGTGTGGTCATGTCTGTGTAGGCCGATATTTGTTCCTGAATTATCAATTTTCTATTTTATCACCAAGGAAATTACATGTAGAAAACTTTAGTGTTCACTTCCAGCTCCCCTGCATTTTTATACACTCAAAGAAGTTTAATAACATGGGAATGAAATGTATCTTAAGGTGTCTGTTTTACCTTTTTAGTGTCATGTTTCAGCACCTCGTTATATAGTGGTAACAGTTAGGCATGTgaactttttttccccacatgaaTAAGCTTTAAAAGCTGTGTTAAATAAAGACATGGAATATTATATTTGTTTGACATTAGACTTAAACTCAGACTTacacagactttatttgtcattccagattttacatcaaaatgaAATTTCGATGCAGTTGGCTCACCATGCAGCAGCAATTATACAAACAGGTTCTATATATACAGGATACTATATACAAGATAgagtaaatatgcatataaaaactatagaatatagaaaatagaataaatatgcatataaaaagaaCTATGTGTGAGTATAAGTTTAAGATTATTGCGTTTGTACTTGTGAGTTGTatgcagatcagatcacattttacGGCCAATTCATCCAGAAAACAATGAATTTTCAGAGTTCATATACGTTTTCTTGCTAATGTATACCACCATTAAACAGAAATGGTCTCCAAATATAATACTGATGAATACAAATCAACAAATGCTGTAGGTGTGTGCACCGCATGCACTGAATCTGATGAGATTTACTGAGTATTAAAACAGAAATCTGGTTCTATATGAAATTTTTGGCCTCCTGTTAGATAAAGTGAATTTGTCTGTGCCGTAAATATGATGAAGTTATGTTTGTttcatgcaaaaataaaaatctcaaaCATGGATAAAGATAACTGTGATTTATTATCAATATTATGATACAGGTGATGAAGTAGCATCACAAAGTAAAACCATATAAATTTACTTGTATAAACTAAACTGAGGAAACAGCTGTTGTTCTTGTTTTATTTACTAAATCACTGTCCTGCTGTAATTCAGTTTagtattaaataaacagaaaccaTAAGAGCTGGAGCTTTTATTTGCCACCACTGTAACTATCTTATTTAATGTCTTAACAGGAGGAGGCTGGAACCTTCCTCCAGACAGCCGTTATGTGACACTGACAGGAACCATCACCAGAGGTAAGAAGAAGGGTCAGGTGGTGGACATCCACGTCACTCTGACAGAGAAGGAGCTCAGGGACCTGGCCAAGTCAAAGGAGCGTCTGGATGCAGAGTGTGAGGCCGGTGAAGGTTCCAAACGCAGCTGCAGCTTAGGGGTGGGTGAGGGACCCCATGTTGTCCTCTGGAGCATCTCCTGTGTCCCTGTGGTTTTCCTCCTGTCCTTCATCACCTCCTTCTACTACGGCACTCTCACCTGGTATAACGTTTTCCTGGTGTACAACGAAGAACGGACGTTCTGGCACAAGATTACAATATGCCCCTTCCTCATCATCTTCTACCCGATGCTCATCATGCCAATGGCGTTGTCTCTGGCCCTGTACTCAGCCGTGGTGCAGGTCTCCTGGGCCTTCAGTGAGTGGTGGCAGGCGGTGCGAGATCTGGAGAAGGGCTTTTGTGGCTGGGCCTGTGGGAAGCTGGGACTGGAGGACTGTTCCCCGTACAGCATAGTAGAGCTGCTTGACTCTGACACTGTTTCGGGCACTCTGCAAAGCAAAGCCCCCAGTGAACTTGCCCAGACGTCGTCAGTGTAAAACCAAGTGTGGAGGGTCCAGAAAAGGCTGAGGTCAGAGTGTAAAAGTATGAAGATCTCATTGAGGCTCAGCACGAGTTGGAGCCTGCTTCACTATACTATACTCTAAACGACAATTATTTAACACTGCCTGAACTGTCCCGATGTTCTCAACTATTTCTAGTACTGTACTGTAAAGCATTACCTTATTCTATATTAGTAATGCCATTGGAGTGGATACACTGggtatttttttacttttaggtTACACTTTCCCTCAGGTCGATAAAAGGCCGTCATCCATTAGTGAACAGTGGTACCACCTAAAGATCTTTTGATACATACAGCCCTCAGTGCCTCCTAACTTCAGTATGTTAAGGTGCCCGCTCCAGTACACACACACGAGAGGCCGTGAACTTAAAACCAAGATTCACTTCATCTGTAAATACCTGTATATTAATGTTATTGATCACTGTGCTGTGCACTATCATCAGACATGTTTTCAAAGGCAACACAGTTGTGTATGTGAAATCATCATTCAACTACACATGTAATGAAAGATTTAGGGTGAGGCTGGATTATGTACAGGGTCCTAGATGCACATGTTTTTATTATACAAGTATAGATTTGATTATTTGGAAGTTTCATTACAATATGCGCCAGTAAGCACAACATCAGTTAAAGGACCAAGCACCttaactctcaaagacctaaacagtcaattgatttaaaatgtttaataacttttgaaccactaatcctatcaatacaattaCACAATTCATTTAAAATGCAGTCTGTCAGCTTTTTagcagcatcagatgtgttttatttagatgttcagaggctctgcagtaaacatggaaacaccctaTTCTTCCGCAACatcgattcatcagtaaaaccaatgtaatttgataaatggaagggttgtagacatttgtttttacattcagttacttatacattttgctgaaaaagtcactttttcttctgttctttctgttctgatataataacctttgactttaccctGGGGTTTTATGaacctctatatgatcagtaaattaaatataggaaatgcaCAACTTTTACTCAAAAATAggttaaagaaaggttaaaagtagagaaaaaaataatttgaattCACCACAATAATAGGTGgggtctttgagtgttaaagtgGGTGCAAATACATCTGTAATGCCAGCTAATACTCAGCTTACAGGCTATTTCTCCATAGACAAAGAAATTTAGAACCTGGGGCCAGAAGGTGCCCTAACATGATTATTTCTTGACCCCTGAACAAATATAATTAAGATGTCCTgtactgctgctgctgtgcaTTCTCTAGATGATTCATAATCAGAGCAGACAGAGTACATAAACTTACTCAGAGGGTGGCTTGAAGGGAATCGATATGGGTTCACACCTTATTTACCCTCAGGGCCCTGTAGCCATAATCCAACCATGATTTGAAGCTGTTGTCAGGATGACCGGGCAAATCTGGCATTCCTTTTgtgcttctcttttttttttcccttttggctATAATTTTTTATGGTTCTGTATTTATTCAGGTTCCGTCAGGTCAGTTGTTTGTAATCGTTAAATGCATGTCTTCACAGTTTTGGTGAAGTAAAATGTAGTTCTCTTTTATTTTCCTGCAACATTtccatgttatttttatttaatttattttaaatatttaagtGTTTTGGACTCTTGGGACTTTGAGGTAAGAGTACATTGAGGATTGGTCAGTAACTAAATGAAAGGCTCTACATGGATTTGTTTACATAGATGAGATGGTTTTAAAGTTTGGGGGTTTCAAAACGTAAAGTAATggaattttattttcatattacaCTACTTTCTATTACAGGTGATATCAGTGATTGTCATGTCTGTATGGGATGTTTTCTTGCATTCCACATTACATATGAATCTACAGGATGCAACACAATCAGTTACACAAATGAAATAAAGTGTTGAATCTGTGCATTGCAAGTATGTGCTATTTTTCCGGTCAGTTCTTCATATGTGTACAGTACTCCTGGTCAAAGGGTGTAAACACATGCAGATGGCTCTCCAGTGACGAGCCAAGTAGTCTGGGGTGTTTGAGATCTGATTAGTGGCACCCTGGTGTTACATTGGTGTAAGATGCTTTCTGAAAAAATCCATATGCCGCCAACAATGCAATGTCAGGATGTGCACCAAATTAGGTAAAGAAATGTACTTTCAGGCTGCACCAACACTTATAAACATAAGCACTGGACTGTGAAATTGCCTGACTAATGCTAAAGTGGCACtgcaattaatttaattattggaTGAaaccacatatatttaaaacacaactgtgtgtaaatataatttactgttgcttgtaaaataatattaaacaaaattaactaCAGCATATTACATTGAGGTCTCCACCATGATTTTACTTGGTAAGTGCAGAAAAGGGTTTGAAATATTTGAAATACTCATCCCATAAAACAAGAGAAAATTCGATTTGAGTTTTAACTGTAGAAATCTATTAAATAATCGCCAGTTTATTGACTATAGTAAGACtccttttttcccccactaaaaaTATCCGATTTCTTTCTAAAATATGCAGCCTGTCGAAACGCAGTATTATCTGAAACGCTGGAGGGCGTTATTAGTTTGACCTAGATTTGATTTATACCAACTGCGGAACAGTTCTCACCGTGTGGTGGAACCAAAGTGTTATTCACGTTTTCTCCCCGGACTTATAACAGAGTGACACCCGACTATAGGAAGAGGAAAAATAGAAGATGACAGCGAAAGTAAGTTTATTTCTCTTACATTTTCAACAGGAAATTGCATAAATGGATGTGTGCACCTGTATTAACTAacacatattttaaaataaaaagtttttgaACATTAGATCcggtttattttcttttattgagCTTTAAGAGAGCTAGTGACATGTTGAGACATGTTAGGACTGAGGCGAACGCTGTCACGCCCCCTATTGAACGTACACAAATCTTAAATTATATTAATGTTATATCTGCGAAAAATGTTCATATAATGGTATTTGTTAAGAGTTTGAACggttttttgtttgtgtcagtGTTCGTTGAAACTAAAGCACAAGTGTTTGCTTTGTGTAGTCGGCTCTAGTCCTGTGCATGGATGTGGGTTTCTCCATGTCCAACTCTGCTCCGGGTGAAGAGCCTCCCTTCGAACTCGCCAAAAAAGTCATCCAGAAGTTTGTCCAGCGCCAGGTAAAGATCCACACACTTAGAGAACACTGAACCAAATACATAAATCATCCAATTACGTTCGCTGAAAATACTGTTCTGGGGTCTTTTCACAGGTTTTTGCAGAGACTAAGGATGAAATGGCTCTGGTATTGTTTGGTACAGACTCCACTAAGAACCCACTGGAGCAGGATGGACAGTACCAGAACATCACTGTCCATCGCAACCTCATGATACCTGATTTTGAGCTTCTGGAGGAGATTGCAAATCAGATTCATCCAGAGAGTCAGCAGGCTGACTGTATCCAACAGCATATGAACAGTTGGTTACTCCTTACGTGTTAAGGCTGTTATTATATTTAAACAGTGAATGTCATTGTTGCTTAGATATCTGCATAATAAAATGCCACTGGAGTCACCCTCCTTTTGGGATAGGTTACAAGTGTGAGCTATGATACTAGACACACAATCAGATGACACAAATTAGTGAACTGTGTTTTAATATTGTGGCTCCTGTTACCTTTAGCTTTGCATATTGAGTGTCTTTGCCATTTTGAATTTATAGTTGCTGCTTCGGGGTTGTCATTTTTTTGTAGCGATGACTAGGCAAATGATAATTTGCAGATagtgatccatccatccattatccaccgcttatccagggccgggttgcgggggcaacagtcttaacagggatgcccagacttccctctccccagacacctcctccagctcttccggggggaccccgaggcgttcccaggccagctgagagacgtAGTCTCTTTAACGTGACCTAGGTCTTctccgaggtctcctcccggcgggacatgcccggaacacctccccagggaggtgtccaggaggtatccgaaacagatgcctgagccacctcagctggcccctctcgatatggaggagcagcggctctactccgagctcctccttggtggctgagctcctcaccctattcctaagggtgcacccagccaccttacggaggaaactcatttcgaccgcttgtatccgggatcttgtcctttcggtcatgacccaaagctcatgaccataggtgagggtcggaaTGTAGATtaaccggtaaatcgagagctttgcctctcggctcagctccatctttaccacaactgaccgatacagcgactgtaTCACTGCAGccgctgcaccgatctgtctgtcaatctctcgctccatccttccctcactcgtgaacaagacccccaGATAGTGATAGTCACCAGTATTTCACTTACCCATCTAATCCAGCACACCctgatttttatgatttttagatCAATCTGATTGTGTAGCTTTATTTGTAAGGTATGTCATTTTTTAAAGTTATTGTCAAATGTCAGAACTCTTTTTCCAACCATTACTCCAAAGAGGTTTAGTGGATCAAGCAGAATGTTTTGAATACCTACCTTTAGATTCCCCTGCAATGACTGAATTAAGAAAAACGTGATTTTCCTAAAACTCTTAATTGAATTTGGTTAAAAGACTATctgaaacatctaaaaaaaaacataaaatttaagtGATAGACATCACATTGTGCATTTATATAGAGTAGTGTATTTGAAACCCCAGTAACTACAGCATCTCAGCCACAATTCTTAGTTTAATCCACTAGATGACTCAGCGGTAATTGTGAGTTAAGGATAAATGTTGGGTCTAATTCATGCTTGTCAGGTCCTGTTTGTGCACAGCTCATTGTCTGAGTTAATGTTTTAGAATCTGTTGGCTCCTTATCTGCTGCTCTTCAGGGCTGGATGCTCTGGTTGTCTGCATGGATCTCCTTAAGAAACAAACAGAGTAAGATGCTGCTGTTGGTAATTATTCCTCACAGAAAACTAACTTTTATATATTAATGCCAGTGTGTTTCAATGCCATTTTCTCTAATTTTCAGGGGGAAAAAGTACGATCGTCTCGTCATTGTCCTTCTGACAGACCTTTGTACTCAGGCCAGTCCTGATGAACTGGATATTATTATTGATAATCTGAAAACAGCTGGAATCACCCTGCAGTTCTTGTAAGATTCAGGCACCTTCAACATGT
This genomic window contains:
- the tmem169b gene encoding transmembrane protein 169, which encodes MAQVEESQTEGEGSPQMISLRSDISGNHVDEGETGPSLRRKRRKKKDPRPESIIVYRSDMERMPSEEQNGEEGAERSIEEGAKFLCTPTGEGGGWNLPPDSRYVTLTGTITRGKKKGQVVDIHVTLTEKELRDLAKSKERLDAECEAGEGSKRSCSLGVGEGPHVVLWSISCVPVVFLLSFITSFYYGTLTWYNVFLVYNEERTFWHKITICPFLIIFYPMLIMPMALSLALYSAVVQVSWAFSEWWQAVRDLEKGFCGWACGKLGLEDCSPYSIVELLDSDTVSGTLQSKAPSELAQTSSV